A genomic stretch from Deferribacterota bacterium includes:
- a CDS encoding polyribonucleotide nucleotidyltransferase, whose protein sequence is MIKKINKKEIFLDSHSEPIILETGWKAKKANGSVWIKQGGTVVLVTAVMNKKNAAFADFFPLTVNYIEKFYAVGKIPGGFLKREGRPTDKETLVSRLIDRPLRPLFPDGFRNETQVIATVVSSDPTYPADILALNGASAAISISDIPFNGPVAAVRVGKKDGSLIVNPTQEEIDDLDLNIIVAGTYDAIVMVEAGMKNVKEEEVIESLDYGHSYIKKIAEAQVDFSKECGKEKFEYKDFSVDENLLSTVNNMVADKINEALRISDRNMRYEALDKIRERFLEGIGMDE, encoded by the coding sequence ATGATTAAGAAAATAAACAAAAAAGAAATATTTCTAGATAGCCACTCTGAACCTATAATATTAGAGACAGGATGGAAGGCAAAAAAAGCCAATGGCAGCGTGTGGATTAAGCAAGGAGGAACAGTTGTTTTGGTAACAGCTGTTATGAATAAAAAAAATGCTGCCTTTGCCGATTTTTTTCCTTTGACTGTTAATTATATTGAAAAGTTTTATGCTGTTGGGAAAATACCGGGAGGATTTTTAAAAAGAGAGGGTAGACCCACTGATAAAGAGACATTAGTTTCTAGGCTTATTGATAGGCCTTTGAGGCCCCTTTTCCCTGATGGTTTTAGAAATGAAACCCAAGTTATTGCAACTGTGGTTTCTAGTGATCCAACATATCCAGCTGATATTTTAGCTTTAAATGGTGCTAGTGCTGCTATTAGTATTTCAGATATCCCTTTTAATGGTCCAGTTGCTGCTGTTAGAGTTGGTAAAAAGGACGGCTCATTAATAGTTAATCCGACCCAGGAAGAAATTGATGATTTAGATTTAAATATAATTGTTGCTGGAACTTACGATGCAATAGTTATGGTTGAAGCAGGTATGAAAAATGTTAAAGAAGAAGAGGTTATAGAATCTCTTGATTATGGACACTCTTATATTAAAAAAATTGCTGAAGCCCAAGTGGATTTTTCTAAAGAGTGTGGTAAGGAAAAATTTGAGTATAAGGATTTTAGTGTTGATGAGAACCTGTTAAGTACGGTTAATAATATGGTAGCTGATAAAATAAATGAGGCTTTAAGAATATCTGATAGGAATATGAGATATGAAGCCCTTGATAAGATCAGGGAAAGGTTTTTAGAAGGGATAGGAATGGATGAAAA
- the rpsO gene encoding 30S ribosomal protein S15, with amino-acid sequence MVLTKEKKKGIIEKFKLHESDTGSPEVQIAILTERIIYLTEHLKKFKKDHSSRRGLLKLVGQRRKLLNYLRRENFSRYKKVIQELGLRK; translated from the coding sequence ATGGTTCTTACAAAAGAGAAGAAGAAAGGAATAATTGAGAAATTCAAGTTGCATGAAAGTGATACAGGTTCGCCTGAGGTTCAGATTGCTATATTAACAGAGCGAATAATTTATCTGACAGAACATCTAAAAAAGTTTAAAAAAGACCATAGTTCAAGGAGAGGTCTTTTAAAACTAGTGGGACAGAGAAGAAAACTTCTCAACTATCTAAGAAGAGAAAATTTTTCAAGATATAAAAAAGTAATACAAGAATTGGGGCTAAGGAAATAA
- the truB gene encoding tRNA pseudouridine(55) synthase TruB, which translates to MNLEKNSCFLNINKAKHVTSTDVVNLVKKLLRVKKCGHAGTLDPIATGVLPIALNKATKLVSMIYENDKEYLVTAKMGIKTDTFDITGNTIKISEYVPEKDELLKVIENFIGEIDLEIPIYSAVKINGERAYNLARKNLISSCGTKKSKIYDIDFISYEYPYFKLLIKCGKGTYIRSLVNEIGLKMGSFATVVDLVRLRVGKFMIEDAIPFGKLKEGKITENDVVSINNILDLPRIIVRDSAKDKIKNGQFPNRSECIFLPEGKTYKAAIYDESNELLGVARRIDDKAGLKYKIEKMLVS; encoded by the coding sequence ATGTTGTTAATCTGGTTAAAAAATTATTGAGAGTAAAAAAGTGTGGTCATGCTGGTACTTTAGATCCAATTGCAACAGGGGTACTCCCTATAGCCTTAAACAAGGCAACAAAATTAGTTTCTATGATCTATGAAAATGATAAAGAGTATCTAGTTACAGCTAAAATGGGCATTAAAACTGATACTTTTGATATAACTGGAAATACTATAAAAATAAGTGAATATGTACCTGAAAAGGATGAATTATTAAAAGTAATTGAAAATTTTATAGGGGAGATAGATTTAGAAATTCCAATATATTCTGCTGTAAAAATAAATGGTGAAAGAGCCTATAATCTTGCTAGAAAAAATCTCATTAGCAGTTGTGGGACTAAAAAGAGTAAAATATATGATATAGATTTTATAAGTTATGAATATCCCTATTTTAAATTATTGATAAAATGTGGTAAAGGGACTTATATAAGAAGTTTAGTAAATGAAATTGGGTTGAAAATGGGTTCTTTTGCAACAGTTGTTGATTTAGTTAGATTAAGAGTTGGTAAATTTATGATTGAAGATGCAATCCCTTTTGGCAAATTGAAGGAAGGCAAGATCACCGAAAATGATGTAGTTAGCATAAATAATATATTAGATTTGCCAAGAATTATTGTTAGAGATTCAGCTAAAGATAAGATTAAAAATGGTCAATTTCCTAATAGAAGTGAATGTATATTTTTACCTGAAGGTAAAACATATAAAGCAGCAATATATGATGAAAGTAATGAACTACTTGGAGTAGCAAGAAGAATTGATGACAAAGCAGGATTAAAATATAAGATAGAAAAAATGTTAGTAAGTTAG